In Scyliorhinus canicula chromosome 3, sScyCan1.1, whole genome shotgun sequence, the DNA window CCACTTCCAAACTATATCTATGTTCACCACCCAATAGTAATTCTGTAGATCAGGAACACCTCACCCATCCCCATAGTGAGCTTATACCCCCCAAAACAGACTGTACTCCCCCAAAATCCCCATAATCCTGTTGAAACTTTCAACCGGGTTCGCCACCAGTGTATCAAGAGACTCGGTGCTCCacgcccccaaccacccccacccctcccccaatgccgcGCCACCCCCTCGAAGCACGAAGATCCATTCCCAATGGTTCAATCACGAGGGCAAAGATCAAAGGAGAGAgacgggcatccctgcctagtcaACCCGGTGCAACTGAAAATACCCTGAATTGACACTATTGGTCCGCCTTAGAAGCCCGAAACAACAACCTCACCCAGTCGGCAAActcctgcccaaacccgaaccgccccaGCTCCTCGAGTAAGTACGGCCATTCCACACGGCCAAACGCCTTCTTCGTGCCCAGAGCCACAACCACCTTCATCTCCTGGCCTGTggagggcatcattatcacattcaataaCCTCCAAATACTGGCTAATAGCTGCCCCCCTTCATGTACCCTGTCTGCTCCCCCCCATCAACCCAGcaaacaatcctctatccacactGCCAGCACCTTTACCACtagctttgcatccacatttaacaacgatacGGGCGGtgcgacccacactgctctggatctttgtctttctttaaaaTCAGCAAGATAGATGGCTGACACAGTGCGGGAGGTAGCACCCTCCTCGCCCCCAGACTCATTGAACATCCCCACTAACAGGCCCCAACCCCGACTCAAACCTCTTAGAAAACTCACCAGGGcccagggccttccccgactgcaacgCCCCCCCACACAATCCATCACCTCCCCCAGTCTAATCGCTGCCCCCATTCCCTGTACCCTCACCTCAACCACCCTCGAGAACTCTAGCCCATCCAGAAACCATCCCATGCCCTCGTCCCCTGCAGGGGCTCCGGACTGTACAATTTCCGATAAAAAGCCTCAACCTCCCCCCTCCAGTTACCTGCCCCCTGGCTcctcaacccccccactcccgtcCCTCGTGCTCCCcacctgcctcctcagctgatgcgcAAGCGTCCTGCTCACCCTCTCCCTAGACCCTGTCCCTCTGCCCTGTGCAGCTgtcccaccgcctcccccccccccccccccccccaccccgtcgacACCAAACTCTCCTTTAGCAGCACTGCCGAGAATCTCAGCCCACTGCCAGAATGGCCTCCATCAGCTTCAGCCCCTCTGCCCGCTCCGCTCTCACTTTATGTGCCCTAATCGAAATAAACCCCCCTCTAACCACAGCTTTCAATGCTTTGCCTTCCACAACATAGCCACAGAGGGACTCCCCAGTCTCATTGTACTGCAGATCGTTCCCGTATAGCAATCCCTATCCTTCTCACAGACCgaaccccacatccaatctccactgcAGCCTCTGGGAGCTCACCCCCTTCACTCCCGGGTCCatccagtgtggcgcgtggtcagaCACCACGATCACCGAATACTCggtcccaaccacccccaccagcagtgcCGTCTCCACAACAAAGAAATCAGTCTGGGACCCCACCCTCTGTGGACATGCGAAAAAACTAAAACTCCTTCGCCTTCGGCCTCTCAAATCGCCACAGGTCCGCCACCtccatttgccccataaaccccAACAACTCCACTCCATGGCAAATTTGGACGGGGAGCAAAAATGTTCCCCCAGAGTGAAGGTGTTGCCTTTCTTTACAAATCCCGAGTATGTGGGTGTAGGTGGCCAGgaaagcatttattgtccatccctaattgccccttcagaaggtggtagtgggctgccttcttgaacgaacgctgcagtccatggtgggtgtaggtacacccattgtgctgttagggcgggaggctcaggatgttgccccagtgacagtgcaggaacggcgatatagttccaagtcagagtagtgagtggcttggaggggaaccgccaggtgggacaggtatctgctgctcttgcccttctagatggtaatggttgtgggtttggaaggttctatctgaggtcagttgctgcagtgaatcctgtagatggtgcacacggctgccactgtgcgtcggtggtggagggtttgaatgctgaaggtggtggatggggtgtcaatcaagcggggctgcctggtcctgggtggtgttgggcttctcgagtgttgttggagctgcactcatccaggcaagtggagagtattccattacactcctgactttgtcAGTAGTCGATGAACCAGGCGGAGGTGCAGCAGGAGCTGACTATCCCCCGGAGGGCAGCAGTGTCCCAAAAGGCACCGAACCTATCACACAGCTGACCAGCAGAGGGAGCCCAAACAGATTGTACCCAAGCTCCGCCCATCGCCATGAGGAATTGCAAGGAGATCAGACAGAATTAACCACCCCCTTTAAAATgatccataaccccccccccccccccccccccctccagccaacCAGGCTACAGACCTGGAGCTGCGGAATGCTGCTTCAGGGGTCTCCCTGAGATAGCGCTTGAACTTTTAATGAACAATCTTGGccaaatgggaaggggagttgggaggggagatcaattgggcagtatggagtgaggcactgcgaagggtaaacaggatctcctcttgtgcaaggatgagcctgatacagtttaatgtggtgcacagggtgcatatgactcgggcgagaatgagtgggttctttcagtgggtagcagatgagtgtgagaggtgtgggcggggggggggggggggggagggggggggggggcaccgaatCACGCGCACAGGTTTtgtggttgcgaaaaattgggaagattctgggtgggagtgttcgcggtcttagccaggatagtggaggaggaggtggacccggaccctttggtggcgatatttggggttttggagaagccggagctcatggcttggccttcgcctctctgattgcacggcggcaaattttgctggagtggcggtcggcatcgccaccgggggtagcggcttgtttgggtgacctgtacgacttcctgcggttagagaagatgaagtatgagtgaaggggctctgcagaggggtttgagacaAGGTGGGAGATGTTTGCGACTGTGTTTGAGGGGCTTTTCGCGtaagtgtggtggggggggggggatgaaaaaggggaaacatttgtacagactgtatagttgattgttgggaagaatgattcccggggtgtttatgtgttgtaatcagctttgatgcatgtttgtaataaaatacattaaaataaataaataaaggatcttggccagtattcgAGTAGTGGAGGTCGAGCACAACAGTACAGAAGCACATGAGGGAGCAAGGATTAGAAGGGTATGCAGATcgactgagatgcagagggaggggtggatgggggatggggatggggtcgggggggggggggggggggggggggggaggtggagaatgGGCGGGTGGGGAGGTTCATCTGGAGCATAATAACTAGTGCCCCCTGTCAAGCCAATGGGGTATTTCGGCGCGAAGGATACAGTAACAGAAACTGATACTCACGAAGACTTTCCACTTCCTGTGGGACCCAGGATAGCATTCATTCCAGGACCCACGATACCACTGCGGGGAAAAAAACACAGGAAACAAAGGTCACGTAAATATTGGGAACCGTACAAGATTCTCTTTGGTAAAAACAACAGCTACATGAATATGTCGTAAACAAATTATGCGACTCTTATCTGAGAACGTTACACAAGAGAACACACACATTTACCACAcaggaaaatcaaattcaccgaCACAGAAAAATGATATCAGTTGACAAGGTATCAGAACTGAActttcatgaaagaataaaagtaATTGCCGCACAATTTTAACCATCCACTAAACTGAGTGCATGTGTTACTTAGGAGTAATCCCTCATCAGAAAAGAGTACTAATAAAGGTTCAGGCTATTTTTAATAATTAATTCTCAATAGAATTCTGCTCAGTCATCAGGCATAAAGGTTCTGATGTGAGAGAGGCTtctggaaggtttttaaaaaattgatactATGGGTGATCAAGGAGAACCTCAACTCCAGTTCAAGCTTgtacttgttggagatggtggtACTGGTAAAACTACTTTTGTGAAGCGCCACTTGACTGGCGAGTTTGAAAAGAAGTATGTAGCAACATTGGGTGTTGAAGTTCACCCACTAATGTTCCATACTAACAGAGGTCCCATCAGGTTTAATGTGTGGGATACTGCTGGTCAGGAGAAATTTGGTGGCCTCCGAGATGGTCACTACATTCAAGCTCAATGTGCCGTTATTATGTTTGATGTAACCTCGCGCGTGACATACAAGAATGTTCCTAACTGGCACAGAGGCTTGGTGCGAGTGTGTGAAAACAtccccattgtgttgtgtggcaacaAAGTTGATATTAAAGACAGAAAAGTGAAGGCAAAATCTATTGTCTTCCACAGGAAGAGAAATCTTCAGTACTATCGATATTTCTGCCAAAAGCAACTACAACTTTGAGAAGCCATTCCTGTGGCTTGCCAGGAAACTTATTGGAGATCCCAATTTGGAGTTTGTTGCTATGCCGGCTTTGGCACCACCAGAGGTTCAGATGGACCCTGCGTTAGCAGCACAGTACGAGGAAGACCTGAAGGTTGCTCAAGGCACTGCTTTGCCAGACGAAGATGATGACCTGTGAATTCCTGGCTGGAGTTGAGCACCAGCAGCCTTTTATAGGCAGCGTGTTTGCCAGTTAATTAGCTGAACAAAACTGCTTATAATCTTTAAATCTTTAGGGGCTAAAGGAGTTGTAATTGGGAGTGAATGGTGTGCAGTATGACAATTTCCTTCACACTTGGACCTGTGTACTTGATACTAAAACTGTATTGATAGACTGCAACATTGGAGTGTATGCATAATTTAATTTATGATACAGGTAGAATCACAATATACATCGTTTCAAGTTGTATGTTAATGTCATTCCTACTTTTTTGTTAACTTTTTGTTTAGATCATAAAGTTGTGATCTTAATAAAGTTGTATTCCAAATgactaaaaaaaaataaaggttcTGATGTACTTATAAACAAACAAGCTCATCTAAAACTCTGTTGCCTGTAATCAAACTTGCCCCACGCCCTCGTCAGCTCTGTGTTCACTGACCAGCAGTGGCTCCCagtcggggcggcacggtggcacagtgggttagcactgctgcctcacggcgccgaggtcccaggttcgatcccggccccgggtcactgtccgtgtggagtttgcacattctccccgtgtctgtgtgggtttcacccccacaaccccaaagatgtgcaggttaggtggattggccacactaaaattgccccttaattggaaaataactggctattctaaatttaagAAAGCAGAGTGGGCGGGTTTCTGtgaccctgaggctaagtgttgacgctgtcggaaatgccgtcgcgtttcccgacgg includes these proteins:
- the LOC119963535 gene encoding LOW QUALITY PROTEIN: GTP-binding nuclear protein Ran-like (The sequence of the model RefSeq protein was modified relative to this genomic sequence to represent the inferred CDS: deleted 1 base in 1 codon), with protein sequence MGDQGEPQLQFKLVLVGDGGTGKTTFVKRHLTGEFEKKYVATLGVEVHPLMFHTNRGPIRFNVWDTAGQEKFGGLRDGHYIQAQCAVIMFDVTSRVTYKNVPNWHRGLVRVCENIPIVLCGNKVDIKDRKVKAKSIVFHRKRNLQYYDISAKSNYNFEKPFLWLARKLIGDPNLEFVAMPALAPPEVQMDPALAAQYEEDLKVAQGTALPDEDDDL